The DNA segment AATCCGCGGCGGTGATCGCATATCAAATGTAGCCACTTGTCCGCCCAACAACCGGTTTTGGCCATCCATTCGCGCAAATTTCACCAATGCGCTTGCCGATTCATCGGCGCCTTCGGGTAAAGCAAGGACTTGGCCGCTTTTGAAAGACAGGTTCCAACGCCGATTGCCAACCCATTCGGCACCTTCGATCTGGGGGCCTAACGCCGGTGCCGATGCCAACAATTGATCCAACGGCTCAACTTGTTTTGCAGCGCCCGGTCCCGATATGCGCAACATATCAGTGGCGGCCTCTGCCGAAACAGGTTCCAACTCCACGCCCTCTGCATCGATAAGCATCAAACGATCGGGTCTTTGCAAGGCGGCGTGCGGAGTTCGCTCTACAATATCGATCGCCAAGGTCGATGGCAGTTGGATCGAAACTCGCGCGTCTTTGACCCATGGCAGTTCGAGCAATTCGGCGCGCAACGCCTCAATCTCGACCTGTGGCATCGGCCGGTCTTTTTGTGCCAAAGCGCGGGCGTAAACCTGACGTTCGTCCATCCGTTCGGTGCCGGTGACCC comes from the Erythrobacter sp. Alg231-14 genome and includes:
- a CDS encoding FtsQ-type POTRA domain-containing protein, translating into MAKIKRSSGKGVRRAAKSQSRAAGARRAKAKTTGMVDRVMGVLPFTEEQWSTIWLTIIIGGAVGLAFVIANLAGVPAMARAQVAVMASDAGFEVKHVRVTGTERMDERQVYARALAQKDRPMPQVEIEALRAELLELPWVKDARVSIQLPSTLAIDIVERTPHAALQRPDRLMLIDAEGVELEPVSAEAATDMLRISGPGAAKQVEPLDQLLASAPALGPQIEGAEWVGNRRWNLSFKSGQVLALPEGADESASALVKFARMDGQNRLLGGQVATFDMRSPPRIYMRVPGRADAVELGETGNP